The Cucumis melo cultivar AY chromosome 5, USDA_Cmelo_AY_1.0, whole genome shotgun sequence genome has a segment encoding these proteins:
- the LOC103492804 gene encoding plasma membrane ATPase 4 translates to MGNDTALTLEEIKNETVDLEKIPIEEVFEQLKCTREGLSSQEGENRLQIFGPNKLEEKKESKILKFLGFMWNPLSWVMEAAAIMAIALANGGGRGPDWQDFVGIVCLLVINSTISFIEENNAGNAAAALMAGLAPKTKVLRDGKWCEQDASILVPGDVISVKLGDIIPADARLLEGDPLKVDQSALTGESLPVTKNPGDEVFSGSTCKQGEIEAVVIATGVHTFFGKAAHLVDSTNQVGHFQKVLTAIGNFCICSIAIGMLIEILVMYPIQHREYRDGIDNLLVLLIGGIPIAMPTVLSVTMAIGSHKLSQQGAITKRMTAIEEMAGMDVLCSDKTGTLTLNKLSVDKNLIEVFVKGVDKEHVILLAARASRTENQDAIDAAMVGMLADPKEARAGIREIHFFPFNPVDKRTALTYIDSNGNWHRASKGAPEQILTLCNCKEDFKRKVFSVIDKFAERGLRSLAVARQEVPEKTKESPGAPWQFVGLLPLFDPPRHDSAETIRRALNLGVNVKMITGDQLAIAKETGRRLGMGTNMYPSSSLLGQHKDESIAGLPVEELIEKADGFAGVFPEHKYEIVKKLQERKHICGMTGDGVNDAPALKKADIGIAVADATDAARGASDIVLTEPGLSVIISAVLTSRAIFQRMKNYTIYAVSITIRIVFGFMLIALIWRFDFSPFMVLIIAILNDGTIMTISKDRVKPSPLPDSWKLKEIFATGIVLGGYLALMTVIFFWLMDGTNFFSDKFGVRSIRHNVDEMMAALYLQVSIVSQALIFVTRSRGWSYAERPGLLLVGAFLIAQLVATLIAVYANWGFAKIKGIGWGWAGVIWLYSIVFYIPLDIMKFAIRYILSGKAWLNLLENKTAFTTKKDYGKEEREAQWALAQRTLHGLQPPESTNIFSEKSSYRELSEIAEQAKRRAEIARLRELNTLKGHVESVVKLKGLDIDTIQQHYTV, encoded by the exons ATGGGAAACGACACCGCTTTAACTCTCGAGGAGATCAAGAACGAAACTGTTGATTTG GAGAAAATCCCCATTGAGGAAGTGTTTGAGCAGCTGAAATGTACAAGGGAAGGTTTAAGTTCTCAAGAAGGGGAGAATCGTCTTCAAATCTTTGGTCCCAACAAGCTAGAAGAGAAAAAG GAAAGCAAGATCTTGAAGTTTCTTGGGTTTATGTGGAATCCTCTGTCTTGGGTCATGGAAGCTGCAGCTATCATGGCCATTGCCTTGGCCAATGGTGGCGGTCGGGGACCGGATTGGCAGGATTTCGTCGGTATCGTCTGTCTTTTGGTTATCAACTCCACCATTAGTTTCATTGAAGAGAACAATGCTGGTAATGCAGCTGCTGCTCTTATGGCTGGTCTTGCACCTAAAACCAAG GTTCTGAGGGATGGAAAATGGTGTGAACAAGATGCATCAATTCTAGTACCAGGAGATGTGATCAGTGTGAAATTGGGAGATATCATCCCAGCAGATGCTCGTCTTCTCGAGGGTGATCCGTTAAAGGTTGATCAATCTGCCTTGACCGGAGAATCACTTCCCGTGACCAAGAACCCAGGGGATGAAGTTTTCTCTGGCTCCACTTGCAAACAAGGAGAAATCGAGGCTGTTGTTATTGCTACTGGTGTCCACACTTTCTTTGGTAAAGCAGCTCATCTTGTTGATAGTACTAATCAAGTTGGACACTTCCAAAAGGTTCTCACTGCCATTGGAAACTTTTGTATTTGCTCCATTGCCATTGGTATGTTGATTGAGATCCTCGTTATGTACCCGATCCAACACCGTGAATATAGAGATGGTATCGACAACCTTTTGGTTCTCTTGATTGGAGGCATTCCAATTGCTATGCCTACTGTCTTGTCAGTGACCATGGCTATTGGTTCTCACAAGCTGTCTCAACAAGGTGCTATCACCAAGAGAATGACAGCTATTGAAGAAATGGCCGGTATGGATGTACTTTGCAGTGACAAAACTGGAACGCTGACTCTTAACAAGTTGAGTGTTGACAAGAACTTGATTGAGGTGTTTGTCAAGGGTGTTGACAAAGAGCATGTCATTCTGCTTGCTGCAAGGGCATCTAGGACTGAAAACCAGGATGCAATTGATGCTGCCATGGTTGGAATGCTCGCTGACCCAAAAGAG GCAAGAGCTGGAATTAGAGAAATTCACTTCTTCCCATTTAATCCTGTGGATAAGAGAACTGCTTTGACTTACATTGATTCTAATGGAAACTGGCACCGTGCTAGCAAAGGTGCTCCTGAACAG ATCTTGACTCTTTGCAACTGCAAAGAGGACTTCAAGAGGAAGGTGTTTTCTGTAATTGACAAGTTTGCCGAGCGTGGACTTCGATCTTTGGCTGTTGCAAGACAG GAAGTGCCTGAGAAGACCAAGGAAAGTCCCGGTGCTCCATGGCAATTTGTTGGTTTGTTGCCCCTTTTTGATCCTCCTAGACACGATAGTGCTGAAACCATCCGCAGGGCTCTCAACTTGGGTGTGAATGTCAAGATGATTACTG GTGATCAACTTGCTATAGCAAAGGAAACCGGTCGAAGACTTGGAATGGGAACGAACATGTATCCATCTTCTTCCTTACTCGGCCAGCACAAGGACGAAAGCATTGCTGGCCTTCCAGTTGAAGAGTTGATTGAGAAGGCTGATGGATTCGCTGGAGTATTTCCAG AACACAAATACGAAATTGTAAAGAAGTTGCAAGAAAGAAAGCACATTTGTGGAATGACTGGAGATGGTGTGAATGATGCTCCTGCTTTGAAGAAGGCAGATATTGGTATTGCTGTTGCTGATGCCACTGACGCTGCACGAGGTGCATCCGACATTGTTCTTACCGAGCCTGGTTTGAGTGTTATCATTAGTGCCGTGTTGACCAGCAGAGCTATCTTCCAAAGGATGAAGAACTATACT ATTTATGCAGTCTCCATCACTATCCGTATTGTG TTTGGTTTCATGTTGATTGCTCTCATTTGGAGATTTGATTTCTCTCCCTTCATGGTTTTGATTATTGCCATCTTGAATGATG GTACAATTATGACAATCTCAAAGGACAGGGTGAAGCCATCTCCATTACCTGACAGTTGGAAACTAAAGGAGATTTTCGCAACCGGAATAGTACTTGGTGGGTACTTGGCTTTGATGACGGTTATATTCTTTTGGTTAATGGACGGAACCAACTTCTTTTCG GATAAATTCGGTGTTAGATCCATCCGTCATAATGTAGATGAGATGATGGCTGCTTTGTACCTGCAAGTCAGTATTGTCAGCCAGGCTTTGATTTTTGTTACTAGATCGCGTGGCTGGTCGTATGCTGAGCGACCTGGACTTCTGTTGGTCGGTGCTTTCTTGATTGCACAGCTG GTTGCAACCTTGATCGCAGTATATGCGAACTGGGGATTTGCAAAGATCAAGGGAATCGGATGGGGATGGGCCGGTGTCATCTGGCTTTACAGCATTGTTTTCTATATTCCACTCGATATCATGAAGTTTGCTATTCGTTACATATTGAGCGGAAAGGCATGGCTCAACTTGTTAGAAAACAAG ACTGCTTTCACCACCAAGAAAGACTACGGAAAAGAGGAAAGAGAAGCACAATGGGCCCTTGCTCAAAGAACATTACATGGACTTCAACCACCCGAGTCAACAAACATCTTCTCCGAAAAGAGCAGCTACAGAGAACTCTCTGAGATTGCCGAGCAAGCTAAGAGACGTGCCGAGATTGCAAG GCTCCGGGAGCTGAACACACTCAAGGGACACGTCGAGTCCGTGGTGAAGTTGAAGGGACTCGACATTGACACCATTCAGCAGCACTACACAGTGTGA